The Rahnella aquatilis CIP 78.65 = ATCC 33071 genomic sequence CGATCCGTTCTGGACCAAAACCGCGCTGATCATGATGCAGACCTGGCTGGGTTTCCCGTTTGTGTTTGCCATGACCACCGGCGTATTGCAGGCCATTCCGAACGATTTATATGAAGCGGCGACCATGGACGGTGCCAGTACCTGGAAGAAACTCAAAACCATTACATTGCCGCTGGTCTTATATTCCATTGCGCCGATTATTATCACGCAATACACCTTCAACTTTAATAACTTCAATATTATCTATCTGTTTAATAACGGTGGCCCGGCGGTGGCCGGTTCGAATGCAGGCGGAACGGATATTCTGGTGTCGTGGATCTATAAACTCACCATGTCATCTTCGCAATATGCCATTGCCGCGACCATTACCATTTTGCTGTCGATATTTGTGGTCGGTATTGCGCTGTGGCAATTCCGTTCAACCAATTCATTTAAACAAGATGATATGGCGTAACCGGGGGAAGGGGTATGAGTAAGAACAGCAGTATTAAAAGAAACCGGTTTATCCGCCTTGCGCTGAGTTATTTCCTGTTACTGATAGTGGCGGTGATCATTATTTATCCGCTGATCTGGACCGTCGGCGCGTCACTGAATGCCGGTAACAGCCTGCTCAGTACGTCGATTATTCCCGAGAACGTCTCGTTCCAGCATTACAAAGACCTGTTTAACGGCGAAGTGAATTACGTCGGCTGGTACTGGAATTCAATGAAAATCAGTTTCCTGACCATGATCCTGACGCTGATTTGCGTCAGTTTCACCGCCTATTCCTTCTCGCGTTTCCGGTTTAAAGGCCGTAAAGACGGGCTGATGTTGTTTCTGTTATTGCAGATGATCCCGCAATTTTCGGCGCTGATCGCCATCTTTGTGCTGGCGCAGTTACTCGGGCTTATCAACAGCCATCTGGCGCTGGTGCTGATTTATGTCGGCGGCATGATCCCGATGAACACTTATCTGATGAAAGGCTATCTCGATGCCATCCCGAAAGATCTGGATGAGTCAGCGCGGATGGACGGCGCGGGGAATTTCCGCATTTTCATCGAAATCATCATGCCGTTATCGAAACCGATACTGGCGGTGATCGCGCTGTTTTCCTTCACCGGACCGCTGGGGGATTTCATCCTCTCCAGCACCATTTTGCGTACGCCGGACAAGTACACCCTGCCGATTGGCCTGTACAACCTGGTCGCGCAAAAAATGGGAGCCAACTACACGATGTACGCCGCAGGCGCGGTACTGATCGCCGTGCCGGTCGCCATTTTCTATCTCGCCTTACAAAAATACTTCGTTTCCGGCCTGACGGCTGGCAGTACAAAAGGATAATCCGATGACTTTCTTTTCTAAGAAGATGTTCAACAAAAGCGCAATGGCCTGCGTGCTGCTGGCGATGTCATTTTCCGGCGTGGCGCAGGAGGTGGTGATCAAAAAAGTCGCCAACGTTCCGGCGGATTTCATCAAAGGCGCGGACATTTCGACGCTGATTGACGTCGAAAAACACGGTGGCAGGTTCTTTGATCAGAACCACAAGCAGACCGACGCGATGGTGATCCTCCGGCAGAACGGTTTTAACTACGTGCGCCTGCGCTTGTGGGTGGATCCGAAAGACGCGCAGGGGCATCCGTACGGCGGCGGCAATAACGATCTGGCCACCACGCTGGAACTGGCGAAACGCGCCAAAGCGCAGGGGTTTAAGATCCTGCTCGATTTCCATTACAGCGATTTCTGGACCGACCCCGGCAAACAGTTCAAGCCAAAAAGCTGGGAGAAAATGGATTATCCGCAACTGAAAACCGCCATTCATGATTACAGCCGTGAGGTGATCGCCAGATTCCGTGCACAAGGCACCGTGCCGGATATGGTGCAGGTCGGCAATGAAATGAACGGCGGTATCTTGTGGCCGGAAGGCAAAAGCTGGGGGGCGGGCGGCGGCGAGTTTGACCGTCTGGCCGGACTGCTGAATGCGGCGATTTCCGGTGTGCGGGCGGACGAAAAAAATCCGTCGGACATCAAAATCATGCTGCATCTGGCGGAAGGCACCAAAAACGACACCTTCCGCTGGTGGTTCGATGAAATTAATCAGCGCAAGGTGCCTTACGACGTGATTGGCCTGTCATTTTACACCTACTGGAACGGCCCGATTTCCGCCTTACAGGCCAACATGGATGACATCAGCAAACGTTACAACAAAGACGTCATCGTCGTGGAAGTCGCTTACGGTTACACCACCAAAAACTGTGATGCGGCCGAAAACAGCTTCACGGAAAAAGAAGCCAAAGACGGCGGCTATCCGGGCACGGTGCAGGGGCAGGCCGACTTCCTCAGCGACATGATCAAAAGCCT encodes the following:
- a CDS encoding sugar ABC transporter permease, with product MSKNSSIKRNRFIRLALSYFLLLIVAVIIIYPLIWTVGASLNAGNSLLSTSIIPENVSFQHYKDLFNGEVNYVGWYWNSMKISFLTMILTLICVSFTAYSFSRFRFKGRKDGLMLFLLLQMIPQFSALIAIFVLAQLLGLINSHLALVLIYVGGMIPMNTYLMKGYLDAIPKDLDESARMDGAGNFRIFIEIIMPLSKPILAVIALFSFTGPLGDFILSSTILRTPDKYTLPIGLYNLVAQKMGANYTMYAAGAVLIAVPVAIFYLALQKYFVSGLTAGSTKG
- a CDS encoding glycoside hydrolase family 53 protein, giving the protein MSFSGVAQEVVIKKVANVPADFIKGADISTLIDVEKHGGRFFDQNHKQTDAMVILRQNGFNYVRLRLWVDPKDAQGHPYGGGNNDLATTLELAKRAKAQGFKILLDFHYSDFWTDPGKQFKPKSWEKMDYPQLKTAIHDYSREVIARFRAQGTVPDMVQVGNEMNGGILWPEGKSWGAGGGEFDRLAGLLNAAISGVRADEKNPSDIKIMLHLAEGTKNDTFRWWFDEINQRKVPYDVIGLSFYTYWNGPISALQANMDDISKRYNKDVIVVEVAYGYTTKNCDAAENSFTEKEAKDGGYPGTVQGQADFLSDMIKSLVAVPDHRGKGLFYWEPTWIAVDGAGWATPAGMTYINDHWKEGNARENQALFSCDGQVLPSIKVFN